A portion of the Lolium rigidum isolate FL_2022 chromosome 1, APGP_CSIRO_Lrig_0.1, whole genome shotgun sequence genome contains these proteins:
- the LOC124684746 gene encoding uncharacterized protein LOC124684746 produces MSAYMLANLCDVVAKGTRTSTGFKKCHYVACAKALNDHFHLSLTDTQISNHNRTWRRKYQKIVKLKQLSGAGWDEEKFIIVLDHEHYTNHILDHKEDEPFLNKPIEHFEEMATIHGGSMATGQFSRGSSEPLASNNVVHLDEEVAATPDEVGQSQNVGESSAPKQKKAKTNPSTDAGLQATLLACSERLAIAIEKTADTNNNSTLELWENMKKLPGFGLDFLAHYYAYLVENPRTATAFQVLENEQKMIWVARYVKNTFPDIVQSVDPTDGGADD; encoded by the exons ATGTCAGCATACATGCTTGCTAACTTGTGTGATGTTGTGGCAAAGGGCACTAGAACATCTACCGGCTTCAAGAAGTGTCACTATGTTGCTTGTGCCAAAGCGTTGAATGATCATTTTCATCTTAGCTTGACTGACACACAGATCAGCAATCATAATAGGACATGGAGGAGGAAATATCAGAAGATAGTGAAACTGAAGCAACTGAGTGGGGCAGGATGGGATGAAGAGAAGTTTATTATTGTTCTTGACCATGAGCATTACACAAACCATATTCTG GATCACAAGGAGGATGAACCTTTCCTTAACAAGCCTATTGAGCATTTTGAAGAGATGGCTACAATTCATGGAGGAAGCATGGCCACGGGGCAATTTTCTAGAGGCTCAAGTGAGCCTCTAGCATCAAATAATGTGGTTCATCTTGATGAAGAAGTAGCTGCCACACCTGACGAAGTTGGCCAATCACAGAATGTTGGTGAGTCCTCGGCTCCCAAACAGAAAAAGGCCAAAACTAACCCTTCTACGGATGCGGGGCTGCAAGCAACTCTCTTGGCTTGTAGTGAAAGACTTGCTATTGCTATAGAGAAGACGGCTGACACCAACAACAACTCTACACTTGAGCTTTGGGAGAACATGAAAAAACTCCCAGGTTTTGGTTTGGATTTCCTAGCTCATTACTATGCCTACTTGGTTGAGAATCCTCGCACTGCAACAGCATTTCAAGTGTTGGAGAATGAGCAAAAGATGATATGGGTTGCTAGGTATGTGAAAAATACATTCCCAGATATTGTTCAAAGTGTTGATCCAACTGATGGAGGAGCCGACGACTGA